A stretch of the Musa acuminata AAA Group cultivar baxijiao chromosome BXJ2-7, Cavendish_Baxijiao_AAA, whole genome shotgun sequence genome encodes the following:
- the LOC135616245 gene encoding uncharacterized protein LOC135616245 — protein MERGKVRRQLAPDGCHGYVSTVVGSSGEADALTNCSWMQAFGLAFLSINSLTALYRSRDDPWNAAFILASYLVLLALFLCLRLFDSPHPDSLKRRGALKLAVWTLSTTLVAMFSYRVAAIMPFPVAILVWCMSGLTISGSYYAFFVHQSQDDDSCGAPSKPCKVCDSSVRWGVDFESGTPIRARDMDMPAKLSCSTYVRPVT, from the coding sequence ATGGAGAGAGGAAAGGTCCGGAGGCAATTGGCTCCCGATGGCTGTCATGGATATGTATCCACCGTGGTGGGCTCCTCCGGTGAGGCCGATGCTCTCACCAACTGCTCGTGGATGCAAGCCTTTGGGTTGGCCTTCCTCTCCATCAATTCCCTCACAGCCCTCTATCGCTCCAGGGACGACCCttggaacgcagctttcattctcGCCTCCTATCTCGTTCTGTTGGCCCTCTTCCTCTGCCTCCGCCTCTTCGACAGCCCCCACCCGGACTCCCTTAAGAGGAGGGGAGCGCTTAAGTTGGCCGTGTGGACCCTCTCCACCACTCTCGTCGCCATGTTCTCCTATCGCGTCGCCGCCATCATGCCCTTCCCGGTCGCCATCCTAGTGTGGTGCATGTCCGGGCTCACCATCTCCGGCAGCTACTACGCTTTCTTCGTCCACCAGAGCCAGGATGACGACTCTTGTGGCGCTCCATCGAAGCCCTGCAAGGTGTGTGATTCGTCGGTCAGGTGGGGGGTGGATTTCGAGAGTGGCACGCCGATCCGCGCGCGCGACATGGATATGCCTGCCAAGTTGTCGTGCTCCACGTACGTACGGCCGGTCACGTAA